In Qingshengfaniella alkalisoli, a single genomic region encodes these proteins:
- a CDS encoding glycosyltransferase: MDKNNQTAFFRFAEFLSMQGAANAAPDRDIREYVLSKRQEEVGFGYVSDTLENGFGANLPSLFPRNRSFDQKGFGECDWFLLSGTVYREATNSHRGAVEALQIMPEDREILFFESSFLATSHSWSHSFREGDPKYACLGYVYDDISHYFMADHPNRLIRKLNGEDEPTERERARADQAMQRIVSQRISKYNAQPMTPPVPASDYARRVLVCDQAYADASTVYGKMGDADFEKMLYAAIRENPDAEIWVKSHPDTAWEKGKRAGYYSHLESFGRVRILRDPVNPYSVFDLVDTVYVGTSQMGFEALMAGKKVVTFGAPFYGGWGLTDDRQEIPHRHRQRDLASIFHYFYVWYSIYMVPGKPAPSQIEDVLDYIETHRPYALPPTEDELAAPPRVSVILPVYGVEKYIEECIASIQRQTLREIEIIPVNDASPDGSQEIIDRLAAEDPRIRPILLATNAGQGFARNRGLEAARGEYIWFIDSDDWLVDPEFLENVVRAADKNDADMTRAKKAGEAIFDENDQLIRIEEDRTEKNFNEYVASTTFVDDLTILHSRHFCLWLYRRDFLLREGVKFITSQWEERGFLLNALLKSGTITLTNELSFMYRIRQSSTARREKNIGDVENFLKNFESIVQLLADHGADTRQGALRQHLAFQVSQFTHFLFFGFWYKTLCDKVPDRVPYLDRLSRALDTVDFQLSELTDAPGQVQKAKFGTGVYKLIIAALRARRYDWVDIAAGGKRVPQGKLYTELLEEPQDDIAREFQSALNTYARNTHVAPARVAKAPASKPRIILHLGATKTGSTALQHLMEDNRPALLRQGIWYPEVGLFWQQSRPHKQAGHADFARAAVRDEADLHNYIETGLALLGKQIHTIVLSSEAFFLNPHSEKLARYFSDYPCEMVVYLRRQDNWANSQYAEFVAGGAVGRVNAPFEDWLQEPKTRDWLDYDDLLSRWETVLDRDRIHVRRYGKSEDKDWDILTDFADTVNLPQLHALPRPQGAKANSARLSTAHVEMIRQFNTMPFHSRDAYFSFIEEVTQALQGWRRKRELAMPGPWFVTPELSERIMDAGEAGNQRIARDYFDGAPLFGATPRNEAESVLHAEELAVAGAAYARHTPPRPAAPPPPKRKAAPPPPKRKAAPRIVDYGVLGWRLHVLAPIIGWYYAGRGWKKARARLLTEPAEYARKNWAGRHAGLAGFLYPQPTRTEPRKPRRRQRLLEPLAYARGGQAAVSRLRADPVLFMRTLDRPASRAIGRVLFPVGELRNVDSTTKSR; this comes from the coding sequence ATGGACAAGAATAACCAGACCGCTTTTTTTCGGTTCGCCGAATTCCTTTCCATGCAGGGAGCGGCCAATGCCGCGCCGGATCGAGATATCCGCGAGTATGTTCTATCGAAGCGGCAGGAAGAGGTAGGGTTCGGGTATGTTTCCGACACGCTGGAGAACGGTTTTGGGGCGAACCTGCCGAGCCTATTTCCTCGGAACCGGTCCTTTGACCAGAAGGGATTTGGCGAATGCGACTGGTTTCTGCTTTCTGGCACGGTCTACCGTGAAGCCACGAATTCCCACCGGGGCGCGGTCGAGGCGCTGCAGATCATGCCGGAGGACCGGGAAATCCTTTTTTTCGAGTCCTCCTTCCTCGCGACCAGCCACAGCTGGTCTCATTCCTTCCGGGAAGGCGACCCGAAATATGCCTGCCTCGGCTATGTCTATGACGACATCAGCCATTATTTCATGGCGGACCACCCCAATCGCCTGATCCGGAAACTCAACGGAGAAGACGAACCGACGGAAAGGGAACGGGCACGCGCCGACCAAGCAATGCAGCGCATCGTCTCGCAGCGGATCAGCAAGTACAATGCCCAGCCCATGACGCCGCCGGTGCCGGCCTCGGATTATGCCCGCCGGGTTCTGGTCTGCGACCAGGCCTATGCCGATGCCTCGACCGTCTATGGCAAAATGGGGGACGCGGATTTCGAGAAGATGCTCTACGCGGCCATCCGCGAAAACCCCGATGCCGAGATCTGGGTGAAGTCCCATCCCGACACCGCTTGGGAAAAGGGCAAGCGCGCTGGTTATTATTCCCATCTTGAATCCTTCGGACGGGTCCGGATTCTGCGCGATCCGGTGAACCCCTACAGCGTCTTCGACCTTGTCGATACCGTATATGTCGGCACCAGTCAGATGGGTTTCGAGGCGCTGATGGCAGGCAAGAAGGTGGTGACCTTCGGCGCGCCCTTCTACGGCGGCTGGGGCCTGACCGACGACCGGCAGGAAATCCCGCACCGGCACCGTCAGCGCGATCTTGCGTCGATATTCCACTATTTCTACGTCTGGTACTCGATCTACATGGTGCCCGGAAAACCCGCGCCAAGCCAAATCGAGGATGTGCTCGATTATATCGAGACGCACCGCCCCTATGCGCTGCCGCCGACGGAAGACGAGCTTGCCGCTCCGCCGCGCGTCTCGGTGATCCTGCCGGTCTACGGGGTGGAGAAATATATCGAGGAATGTATCGCCTCGATCCAGCGCCAGACCCTGCGTGAGATCGAGATTATCCCCGTCAACGATGCCTCGCCCGACGGCAGCCAAGAGATCATAGATCGGTTGGCGGCGGAGGACCCGCGGATCAGGCCAATCCTCTTGGCTACGAACGCCGGCCAAGGCTTCGCCCGCAACCGGGGCCTGGAAGCGGCAAGGGGCGAGTATATCTGGTTCATTGATTCAGACGACTGGCTCGTCGATCCCGAGTTTCTGGAAAATGTTGTGCGCGCGGCGGATAAAAACGATGCCGATATGACGCGGGCGAAGAAGGCTGGCGAGGCGATATTCGATGAAAATGATCAGCTTATCCGTATAGAGGAGGATCGAACGGAAAAGAATTTCAACGAATACGTAGCGTCAACCACTTTCGTGGATGATCTGACAATTCTTCATAGCAGGCACTTTTGCCTGTGGCTTTACAGAAGAGATTTTCTTCTGCGAGAAGGTGTGAAATTTATCACGAGCCAATGGGAAGAGAGGGGATTTCTTCTCAATGCATTGCTGAAATCCGGAACGATTACTCTGACCAATGAGCTTTCCTTCATGTATCGGATTCGTCAGTCATCCACGGCGCGACGAGAAAAGAATATCGGAGACGTAGAAAATTTTCTAAAAAACTTCGAGAGTATCGTTCAGCTGTTAGCCGACCACGGTGCTGACACACGTCAAGGCGCGCTGCGGCAGCACTTGGCCTTCCAAGTCTCCCAATTCACCCATTTCCTGTTCTTTGGGTTTTGGTACAAGACACTCTGCGACAAGGTGCCGGATCGGGTCCCGTACCTCGATCGGTTGTCAAGGGCGCTGGACACCGTTGATTTCCAGCTCTCCGAATTGACCGACGCCCCTGGGCAAGTCCAGAAAGCCAAGTTTGGTACCGGCGTTTACAAGCTGATCATCGCCGCCCTGCGCGCCCGCCGTTACGACTGGGTCGATATCGCCGCCGGCGGAAAGCGCGTCCCGCAGGGTAAACTTTACACCGAGCTCTTGGAAGAGCCACAAGACGATATCGCGCGCGAATTCCAGTCCGCGCTCAATACCTACGCCCGGAATACCCATGTCGCGCCCGCGCGGGTGGCGAAGGCGCCTGCCAGTAAACCTCGGATCATCCTACACTTGGGTGCGACCAAGACCGGCAGCACGGCGCTTCAGCACCTGATGGAGGACAACCGCCCCGCGCTGCTGCGCCAGGGCATCTGGTATCCCGAGGTGGGGCTTTTCTGGCAGCAGAGCAGGCCACATAAGCAAGCCGGACATGCTGATTTTGCTCGTGCCGCCGTCCGCGATGAGGCGGACTTGCACAACTACATCGAGACCGGCCTTGCCCTGCTCGGGAAGCAGATTCATACGATCGTGCTGTCCAGCGAGGCATTCTTCCTGAACCCGCACAGCGAGAAGCTGGCCCGGTATTTCTCCGACTATCCCTGTGAGATGGTTGTATATTTACGGCGTCAGGATAACTGGGCGAACTCGCAGTATGCCGAGTTCGTGGCCGGTGGGGCAGTCGGACGCGTGAATGCACCGTTCGAAGACTGGCTGCAGGAGCCGAAGACCCGCGACTGGCTCGACTACGACGATCTTCTGTCCCGGTGGGAGACCGTGCTTGACCGTGACCGGATTCACGTGCGGCGCTATGGCAAGTCCGAGGACAAGGATTGGGATATCCTGACGGATTTCGCCGACACGGTGAATCTGCCGCAATTGCATGCGCTTCCCCGCCCCCAAGGCGCCAAGGCCAATTCCGCGCGCCTTTCCACCGCTCATGTCGAGATGATCCGGCAATTTAACACTATGCCCTTCCACAGCCGGGATGCCTATTTCAGCTTCATCGAGGAGGTGACGCAGGCCCTTCAGGGCTGGCGGCGCAAGCGCGAACTGGCCATGCCGGGCCCATGGTTTGTCACCCCGGAACTTTCCGAGCGCATCATGGATGCGGGGGAAGCGGGCAATCAGCGCATTGCGCGGGACTATTTCGACGGCGCGCCGCTATTCGGGGCCACGCCGCGGAACGAGGCGGAAAGCGTCCTTCATGCCGAGGAGCTTGCCGTTGCGGGGGCCGCCTATGCCAGGCACACGCCGCCCAGGCCCGCCGCCCCGCCGCCGCCTAAGCGGAAGGCCGCTCCGCCGCCGCCTAAGCGGAAGGCCGCTCCGCGAATCGTCGATTACGGGGTGCTCGGATGGCGGTTGCACGTCCTCGCCCCGATCATCGGCTGGTACTACGCGGGGCGCGGCTGGAAAAAGGCGCGGGCGCGCCTTCTGACCGAACCCGCCGAATATGCACGCAAGAACTGGGCCGGGCGGCATGCCGGGCTTGCGGGGTTCCTCTACCCGCAGCCGACCAGGACGGAACCCCGCAAGCCCCGGCGGCGTCAGCGCCTTCTCGAACCCCTCGCCTATGCCCGGGGCGGCCAGGCCGCGGTCAGTCGGCTGCGGGCCGATCCGGTGCTGTTCATGCGAACCCTCGACCGCCCGGCCTCGCGCGCGATCGGACGGGTGCTGTTCCCGGTGGGTGAACTCAGAAACGTCGATTCGACAACTAAATCAAGATAA
- a CDS encoding glycosyltransferase has product MTESNGKVTTFIRGQADILAEAIAALPDGSGKRMLDIGTGSGLAARAFLAAGWDVTATGFDVDAYLTDQAVFPEGIELHENVDVTDMTLFPDASFDVVWCAHVLEHVLDTGRALAEIRRVLKPDGLLLVTVPPAKSTVVGGHVSNGWNVGNLMYVLAVTGFDLRSGRFVRHGYNIFGEVGRGEAPPRSELRFANGDLERLTELGSFPEGFKARQGFEGNLQSVNWKWHVPPQEIAVPRAALAQPPAIPSMRLGFFVPWITKSRGGTENVGHMMANAMAARGHDVVIFTFDDARGRPVWPLDPAIRLVHLPEGANARVDDQMAMIVAAEGRELLVGLHMNRTFSRYVRCAHRLGLPIVLSEHIDPRMPDWIGTFSAEEREIAFFGATLIHLLTEGFRQTLGKSHQDRIRVVPNTVRDTDKRADPGAEGVKYLLCVARLVPRKNVRVLIEAFAQVAGDHPDWMLRIVGDGSERAALAERAEGLGLGDRIEFLGEVDDPYPLYASAHAFVLPSTLEGFPMVTCEAMAHGLPLVGYAVCSGVNEQIVPGENGFLASGGRQVGSLGEELHRIMADAGLRAQMGRASRLRYERLYSQEVIAKAWEEMFAEALERGPVRVRAGQRELLNVRLAELVGDPLRIAAENIH; this is encoded by the coding sequence TTGACTGAAAGCAATGGTAAAGTCACCACGTTCATTCGCGGGCAGGCGGACATCCTGGCGGAGGCCATCGCGGCGCTTCCAGATGGATCGGGCAAGCGGATGCTCGACATCGGGACCGGATCCGGCTTGGCCGCGCGCGCCTTTCTGGCCGCCGGGTGGGATGTGACGGCGACTGGGTTCGACGTGGACGCCTATCTCACAGACCAAGCGGTCTTCCCGGAGGGGATCGAACTGCACGAGAATGTCGACGTAACCGACATGACCCTGTTCCCGGACGCGAGCTTTGATGTCGTATGGTGCGCGCATGTTCTGGAGCACGTGCTGGATACCGGCCGAGCTCTGGCCGAGATCCGGCGCGTCCTGAAACCAGACGGCCTGCTGCTGGTTACCGTCCCGCCGGCAAAGTCGACTGTTGTCGGCGGCCATGTCAGCAATGGCTGGAACGTCGGCAACCTGATGTATGTGCTGGCGGTGACCGGGTTCGACCTGCGGTCGGGCCGGTTCGTTCGACATGGTTACAACATCTTTGGCGAGGTTGGCCGTGGCGAGGCCCCACCCCGGTCCGAACTGAGGTTCGCGAATGGCGATCTCGAGAGGCTGACCGAACTTGGATCGTTTCCCGAGGGCTTCAAGGCGCGCCAAGGGTTCGAGGGCAACCTGCAGAGCGTGAACTGGAAATGGCACGTGCCGCCGCAGGAGATCGCGGTTCCGCGCGCGGCCCTGGCCCAGCCCCCGGCGATCCCGTCCATGCGGCTGGGTTTCTTCGTGCCATGGATTACGAAAAGCAGGGGTGGCACCGAGAATGTCGGCCACATGATGGCGAATGCGATGGCGGCGCGCGGGCATGATGTCGTGATCTTCACCTTCGACGACGCCCGGGGCCGGCCGGTCTGGCCGCTGGATCCAGCGATCCGCCTGGTGCATCTGCCCGAAGGGGCGAACGCGCGGGTGGACGACCAGATGGCGATGATCGTCGCCGCCGAGGGGCGCGAGCTGCTGGTCGGTCTGCACATGAACCGGACCTTTTCGCGCTATGTCCGCTGCGCGCATCGCCTCGGCCTTCCCATCGTGCTGTCGGAACATATCGATCCGCGCATGCCCGACTGGATCGGAACCTTCTCCGCCGAGGAGCGCGAGATCGCCTTTTTCGGCGCGACCCTCATCCATCTGCTGACGGAGGGGTTTCGCCAGACGTTGGGAAAATCGCATCAGGACAGGATTCGCGTCGTGCCGAACACCGTGCGCGATACGGACAAGCGGGCTGATCCCGGCGCGGAGGGGGTGAAATACCTGCTGTGCGTGGCCCGGCTGGTGCCGCGCAAGAATGTCCGCGTCCTGATCGAGGCCTTTGCACAGGTGGCCGGGGATCATCCCGACTGGATGCTGCGCATAGTCGGCGACGGGTCCGAGCGCGCAGCGCTTGCCGAAAGAGCCGAGGGGCTGGGCCTGGGCGACCGGATCGAATTCCTGGGTGAAGTTGACGATCCCTATCCGCTTTATGCCAGCGCGCATGCCTTCGTGCTGCCCTCGACGCTGGAGGGCTTCCCGATGGTGACATGCGAGGCCATGGCGCATGGCCTGCCGCTGGTCGGCTACGCGGTCTGTTCCGGCGTCAACGAACAGATCGTTCCCGGCGAAAACGGCTTTCTGGCAAGCGGCGGACGGCAGGTCGGGTCGCTTGGCGAGGAGCTGCACAGGATCATGGCCGATGCCGGGCTTCGGGCACAGATGGGACGCGCCTCGCGCCTGCGCTACGAACGGCTCTATAGCCAAGAGGTCATCGCGAAAGCCTGGGAAGAGATGTTCGCCGAGGCGCTGGAACGCGGTCCGGTCAGAGTCCGGGCAGGTCAGCGCGAGCTTCTGAACGTCAGGCTTGCCGAGTTGGTTGGCGATCCGCTGCGCATCGCCGCAGAAAACATCCATTGA
- a CDS encoding CatB-related O-acetyltransferase: MEIGHNVWIGDKVTVLSGVRVGHGAVIGAGTTVTKSVPPFAIVAGSPAREIRYRFSPSVIRQMLDLSWWDWDDERIARNRAFFETSISPTDEIDLMSIVVD; this comes from the coding sequence GTGGAGATCGGCCACAATGTTTGGATTGGCGACAAAGTTACTGTTCTGTCGGGCGTAAGGGTGGGGCACGGTGCCGTTATCGGTGCGGGAACGACGGTCACGAAATCCGTACCACCTTTCGCTATTGTCGCCGGGAGCCCGGCTCGCGAGATTCGGTACCGTTTTAGCCCGTCAGTGATCCGTCAAATGCTCGATCTGAGCTGGTGGGATTGGGACGATGAGCGAATTGCGCGGAACAGGGCTTTCTTCGAAACCTCGATTTCTCCGACAGATGAGATTGATTTGATGTCGATCGTCGTCGACTAA
- a CDS encoding IS110 family transposase: MEACAISHHWGRFAQSHGHEVWLVPVAYVKPFVNRQKNGRADAEAIAEAALRPTMRFVAVKSAATQGRAVVFRTHQCMVRQRTQLINTLRGHLAEFGLVAPKEPASPKLLENALADESTDLPGPVRHMGSIYVEQIARLTEVIDQLSDELEVSSKTDERLRRLCTILGTGPVTAGAVAAFAPDLDTFDSGRNFAAWLGLVPRQRSTGGKARLGSVSKMGRPTFVDC, encoded by the coding sequence ATGGAGGCTTGTGCCATCTCGCATCACTGGGGAAGATTTGCCCAAAGCCATGGTCATGAAGTTTGGCTTGTGCCAGTTGCTTACGTGAAGCCGTTTGTTAACCGCCAGAAGAATGGCCGAGCGGATGCAGAGGCCATCGCAGAAGCTGCGTTGCGCCCTACCATGCGATTTGTTGCAGTGAAGAGCGCGGCAACCCAAGGCCGTGCTGTAGTGTTCCGAACGCATCAATGTATGGTTCGACAGCGGACGCAGCTGATAAACACCCTGCGCGGCCATTTGGCTGAATTTGGGTTGGTAGCGCCCAAAGAGCCTGCAAGCCCAAAACTACTTGAGAACGCCCTTGCTGATGAGAGCACAGATCTGCCCGGGCCCGTCCGCCATATGGGATCGATCTATGTCGAGCAGATTGCGCGCCTCACCGAAGTCATTGACCAGCTTTCTGATGAGCTGGAAGTCTCATCAAAGACAGACGAGCGATTGCGCAGGCTTTGCACCATTCTTGGAACCGGCCCGGTCACCGCAGGAGCGGTCGCAGCATTCGCGCCTGATCTTGATACGTTTGACAGCGGTCGCAACTTCGCTGCCTGGCTGGGTTTGGTGCCACGACAAAGGTCTACGGGAGGAAAGGCACGGCTGGGATCAGTCAGCAAAATGGGGCGACCGACATTCGTCGATTGCTGA
- a CDS encoding glycosyltransferase has product MHAFIIENRFSPWSVGFIRANISSAFSANLPALFPNLIAADDRFVTQSKRVLLYGAVVEDEALSHKSTQVALENASPGDEIVFFEMGFLASSHSWSQAIQQRDPEMACLGYVYDDIAHYYMADYPNRLIQRLNGDIELSEVEQARAAALMERIVCARISKYNSQPLTGALSTTGASRRVLVVDQNFSDASTIYGRASEQDFKDMLATAVEENPDAEIWVKTHPDVTWVNDGKRTGFYNHLSDHGRVRILRDPINPYALFEHVDTVYVGTSGMGLEALFAGKRVVCFGAPFYAGWGLTDDRREIPHRHRSRSLEDIFHAFYIWYTIYHVPGAPVPSRIEDALDYIEKYRPVALPAAAEGHVPTISVIVPVYNVEKYIRECITSIQAQTFKDFEIIAVVDKSEDRSQVILEELAEHDPRIRILELPENVGPGFARNRGLDAARGTYIHFIDPDDYMPSRHHFDAVNEAIANDLPDMIRGRKAYEQLENEDGTITGRRQDKVETYFNEPFAMQSLTSRPEILHSRHFWNWTYRREFLQENDIRFITTYREERAFLLKALLSTDRISSLDSASVVYRIRPDSAVRRAQSRSDVTDQFNNFRTVVSLLHDKGAFDRSSDLFATATFQVAQFLHYLFWGFAYKTVLATEDSDFEDEFFEGLKQVLEGTGLRASDLSDMPTQLSAAHKDAHAYGLLFESILSKRPDLIDAARHLKPIAQSQLYLEFLKDAPTPRERALADALSLYARNDRVRRSDAKEWNGPKPRVVIHIGVTKTGSTYLQHLMEQNRPELLRKGVWYPEVGLFWQSGRSHKQAGHAQFATSAINEDPDLLNYISSGVSLMQGRVKTIVLSSEAFFLNPNAHLLAQYFVGYDVEMVVYLRRQDDWANSQYAEFVAGGAVNRVSASVTDWLAAPKTRDLLDYRQILGRWEHAVGRDHVHVRVYEPTQLLEGDLLKDFVEAAGLPDLSELPRPDSRQRNYGALSSAHIEVLRFFNSLPFPSRDAYFSFIQDVADQLQDWRKRNGHEMPKPDLLDIHTRTRILDTAQNCNAEIARRYLGRTDGILFLSSPPTATSAPIPLYSAELEIIAEGYRRHGSGMLDEGTGRTNQLGSSPAIVNYGLFGWRLWALTPFVRRRLVSRASPDLIREFDRDPATFLHNMRLERQRKAARYIYPQGNIYGPANIFAFWVPPIERALGKTRGDRALSRLRKSPILYFRTHPRRTMRIIGRLMFPIGEARKSGEQG; this is encoded by the coding sequence ATGCATGCGTTTATCATAGAGAACAGATTTTCGCCGTGGAGCGTGGGATTCATAAGGGCGAATATCAGTTCGGCATTTTCTGCAAATTTGCCGGCTCTATTCCCAAACCTCATTGCAGCAGATGATCGCTTCGTTACGCAAAGCAAAAGAGTTCTTCTTTATGGCGCTGTAGTCGAAGACGAGGCTCTTTCGCACAAAAGCACGCAAGTAGCCCTAGAAAACGCATCTCCCGGGGATGAAATAGTTTTCTTCGAGATGGGCTTTCTTGCCTCAAGCCATAGCTGGTCGCAAGCCATTCAACAACGCGATCCAGAGATGGCCTGTCTTGGCTATGTCTATGATGACATTGCACATTACTACATGGCAGACTATCCTAACCGATTGATCCAGCGGCTGAATGGCGACATTGAACTAAGTGAAGTTGAACAAGCTCGTGCTGCGGCACTGATGGAGCGCATCGTGTGTGCTCGGATCTCCAAATACAACTCTCAACCATTGACTGGTGCTTTGTCTACTACAGGAGCGTCGCGCCGTGTCTTAGTAGTTGATCAGAACTTCTCAGACGCGTCGACAATCTACGGACGCGCATCCGAACAAGACTTCAAGGACATGCTCGCAACCGCTGTGGAGGAAAATCCCGACGCTGAAATATGGGTGAAAACCCATCCCGATGTGACCTGGGTAAACGATGGCAAGCGTACCGGGTTCTACAATCACCTTTCGGATCATGGCCGCGTCAGGATTCTACGCGACCCTATAAACCCCTACGCCCTGTTCGAGCATGTCGATACGGTCTATGTTGGGACCAGCGGCATGGGGTTGGAGGCGCTGTTTGCGGGCAAGCGCGTCGTCTGCTTTGGCGCGCCTTTCTACGCGGGGTGGGGCCTCACGGATGACCGGCGCGAGATACCGCATCGCCATCGCTCCCGCAGCCTCGAAGACATATTTCACGCGTTTTATATCTGGTACACGATCTATCATGTGCCGGGCGCACCCGTGCCCTCACGCATCGAGGATGCCCTCGACTACATTGAGAAGTACAGACCCGTCGCGCTACCAGCTGCGGCGGAGGGGCACGTTCCAACAATCTCGGTTATTGTTCCCGTTTACAATGTCGAAAAATATATCCGGGAGTGTATCACTTCGATTCAGGCGCAGACCTTCAAGGATTTTGAGATTATCGCGGTTGTCGACAAAAGCGAGGATCGCAGCCAGGTGATTCTTGAAGAATTAGCGGAGCATGACCCGCGCATTCGTATTCTGGAACTACCCGAGAATGTTGGCCCGGGATTTGCACGCAATAGAGGACTTGACGCCGCCCGCGGCACTTACATCCACTTCATAGACCCCGATGACTATATGCCTTCCCGGCATCATTTTGATGCTGTGAATGAAGCCATCGCCAATGACCTCCCTGACATGATCCGAGGCCGGAAAGCCTATGAACAACTAGAAAATGAAGACGGTACCATTACGGGGCGACGCCAGGACAAAGTCGAAACCTATTTTAACGAACCCTTTGCGATGCAAAGCCTTACCTCAAGGCCGGAAATTCTTCACAGTCGCCATTTCTGGAATTGGACCTATCGCCGGGAATTTTTACAAGAAAACGATATCCGATTCATTACAACCTACCGTGAAGAACGGGCGTTCTTGCTCAAGGCACTGCTATCCACCGACAGAATTTCGTCGCTCGACAGCGCGTCGGTCGTCTACAGAATCCGGCCGGATTCAGCAGTTCGGCGGGCCCAGTCTCGCTCGGACGTAACTGATCAATTCAATAACTTCCGAACGGTCGTCTCACTGCTGCACGATAAGGGCGCGTTTGATAGAAGCTCTGACCTCTTTGCGACGGCAACCTTTCAGGTGGCGCAGTTCCTGCACTATCTATTTTGGGGCTTTGCGTACAAAACAGTTCTCGCCACCGAAGACTCTGATTTTGAGGACGAGTTCTTTGAGGGCCTGAAACAGGTTCTAGAAGGAACCGGCTTGCGCGCTAGTGATTTGAGCGACATGCCCACCCAGCTTTCCGCCGCTCATAAAGATGCTCATGCCTATGGCCTTCTATTTGAGAGCATACTGTCCAAGCGCCCTGATCTCATCGATGCCGCTCGGCACCTCAAGCCTATCGCTCAATCCCAACTCTACCTAGAGTTTCTTAAGGATGCGCCGACGCCGCGCGAACGTGCGCTCGCCGATGCGCTATCGCTTTATGCGCGCAACGACCGTGTACGCCGCTCTGATGCCAAGGAGTGGAACGGACCCAAACCAAGGGTTGTCATCCACATCGGCGTCACCAAGACTGGAAGCACCTATCTGCAGCATCTGATGGAGCAAAACCGTCCCGAACTACTGCGCAAGGGCGTCTGGTATCCCGAAGTCGGCCTCTTCTGGCAATCCGGTCGCAGTCACAAACAAGCTGGGCACGCGCAGTTTGCTACATCTGCTATCAACGAAGATCCCGATCTTCTGAATTATATCTCCTCAGGCGTGTCGCTCATGCAGGGCCGGGTCAAGACCATTGTGCTGTCGAGCGAGGCGTTTTTTCTGAACCCTAATGCACACCTTTTGGCACAGTACTTCGTCGGATATGACGTGGAAATGGTGGTCTATCTACGGCGCCAGGACGACTGGGCCAATTCGCAATACGCCGAATTTGTTGCCGGAGGTGCTGTAAACCGCGTTTCGGCATCAGTCACAGATTGGCTAGCGGCGCCAAAAACCCGTGATCTGCTGGATTATCGCCAAATTCTCGGACGATGGGAGCATGCGGTTGGGCGGGACCATGTCCATGTTCGAGTTTACGAGCCCACACAACTATTGGAGGGAGACCTCCTTAAGGATTTCGTCGAAGCGGCAGGATTACCGGATTTGTCCGAATTGCCGCGCCCAGATTCCCGGCAGCGCAACTACGGTGCGCTTTCCTCGGCTCACATCGAGGTACTGCGCTTCTTTAATAGCCTGCCATTTCCAAGTCGTGATGCTTACTTTTCTTTCATTCAAGATGTGGCGGACCAACTCCAAGACTGGCGCAAGCGCAACGGTCATGAAATGCCAAAGCCTGACCTATTGGACATCCACACGCGGACCCGAATTCTAGATACCGCGCAGAACTGCAATGCCGAGATTGCCCGGCGCTATCTCGGACGCACAGACGGCATCCTGTTTTTATCCTCGCCGCCTACAGCTACTTCCGCACCGATACCTCTTTACAGCGCAGAGCTCGAGATTATCGCGGAAGGATACCGGAGACACGGAAGCGGCATGTTGGACGAGGGGACGGGACGCACAAACCAGCTAGGTTCATCTCCTGCAATCGTGAACTATGGTTTGTTCGGCTGGCGCCTCTGGGCGCTTACGCCATTTGTTCGCCGCCGACTTGTCTCGCGAGCATCTCCTGACCTCATTCGTGAGTTCGACAGGGACCCGGCCACGTTCTTGCACAACATGCGGCTCGAGCGGCAGCGCAAGGCTGCGCGTTATATCTATCCGCAAGGTAACATTTATGGGCCGGCGAATATCTTTGCATTTTGGGTGCCCCCCATTGAACGAGCTTTAGGCAAGACACGTGGCGATCGAGCTCTCAGCAGACTCCGAAAGTCCCCGATTCTCTACTTCCGAACACATCCGCGGCGCACGATGCGCATCATCGGGCGCCTGATGTTTCCGATCGGTGAAGCGCGTAAATCGGGAGAGCAGGGCTAG